In one window of Nicotiana tabacum cultivar K326 chromosome 12, ASM71507v2, whole genome shotgun sequence DNA:
- the LOC142167463 gene encoding uncharacterized protein LOC142167463, whose product MGQTQAIMPDQVQEQGVQNAPPSVLTIVPTIALPADAVARLLNVLEALVPTQGGSFNNLADPQSFLDGTLKALRALGCSSERDMELAAYKLEDMANTWYEMVLLGRPAGAPPLTWDEFTKLFKNNFLPDSLMQQYARDFERLVQTPDMDVSTYNTKFCKLAIYAPHLVPTEEARVQRFVDGLLTLLERLKTRDVRSVQLVIYVRRPRQEGLSVVVLVKIEEQEIRDNNNNNRVLRQGHICLHSPHIDHITDKLGHHLRDCPQPPRNFDQASIQSAASTQTTHNTSGATGFLGLLAIVNDTRKETVSIENVPVMREFSDVFPEDLPGLPPVREIDFGIDLLPDIHPISIPPYRMAPAELRELKQ is encoded by the exons ATGGGTCAAACCCAAGCTATTATGCCAGATCAAGTGCAAGAGCAAGGAGTTCAAAATGCTCCACCATCAGTGCTAACTATTGTACCTACTATTGCCTTACCTGCAGATGCAGTGGCAAGGTTATTGAATGTGTTAGAGGCATTGGTGCCTACTCAGGGAGGAA GTTTCAATAATTTAGCAGATCCTCAAAGTTTCTTGGATGGGACACTTAAGGCATTACGTGCTCTTGGATGTTCTAGTGAGAGAGACATGGAGCTCGCAGCATACAAACTAGAGGATATGGCCAACACATGGTATGAAATGGTATTGCTAGGTAGGCCAGCAGGAGCACCACCACTGACATGGGATGAGTTCACTAAGTTGTTCAAGAATAATTTTCTTCCCGACAGTCTGATGCAACAATATGCTAGAGACTTTGAGAGATTGGTTCAGACTCCAGATATGGATGTGTCAACATATAACACTAAGTTCTGTAAGCTGGCTATATATGCTCCTCACTTAGTGCCTACCGAAGAAGCTCGAGttcagaggtttgttgatggattg TTGACCTTGCTAGAAAGATTGAAGACAAGGGACGTGAGGAGCGTTCAACTAGTGATTTACGTAAGAAGGCCAAGACAGGAGGGGCTTTCAGTGGTGGTTTTAGTGAAAATAGAAGAGCAGGAAATcagggacaacaacaacaacaatagggTTCTCAGACAGGGACACATATGTCTTCACAGTCCACATATAGACCACATTACAGACAAG TTGGGACATCACTTGAGGGATTGCCCTCAGCCTCCGAGAAATTTCGACCAGGCTTCTATTCAGTCAGCTGCATCGACTCAAACTACTCATAATACTTCAGGTGCTACAG GTTTCTTGGGTCTCTTAGCTATTGTAAATGACACAAGAAAGGAAACAGTTAGTATAGAAAATGTACCTGTAATGAGagaattttctgatgtatttcctgaggaTTTACCAGGATTGCCTCCAGTACGAGAAatagactttggtattgatttgctaCCTGACATACATCCCATATCGATACCCCCATATcgaatggcaccagcagagttgagggAGCTAAAGCAATAG